One Streptomyces sp. CNQ-509 DNA window includes the following coding sequences:
- a CDS encoding DUF4360 domain-containing protein, which translates to MSGKLIAGGALAALVATTLAAQTAAAGEEPADGPAEQIKVGIQTINGSGCSAGTAAVAANADNTAFTVTYSDYLAAAGAGANPIDFRKNCQLSLVLDVPAGFTYAIQSVDYRGYAYLADGASGMEQASYYHMGSPETTTSSQTFDGPYDDNWQVTDSKEWAELVWAPCGEKRNFNVNTELRVYRGSSDQQATSLMTMDSTDSAVSTKYHLAWKEC; encoded by the coding sequence ATGTCCGGTAAGTTGATTGCTGGTGGCGCCCTGGCGGCATTGGTCGCCACCACCCTCGCCGCCCAGACGGCGGCGGCGGGCGAGGAGCCGGCCGACGGACCCGCCGAGCAGATCAAGGTCGGGATCCAGACCATCAACGGCTCAGGGTGCTCCGCCGGCACGGCGGCGGTCGCGGCCAACGCCGACAACACGGCGTTCACCGTGACCTACAGCGACTACCTGGCGGCGGCGGGGGCCGGCGCCAACCCGATCGACTTCCGTAAGAACTGCCAGCTCAGCCTGGTCCTGGACGTCCCCGCCGGGTTCACGTACGCGATCCAGAGCGTGGACTACCGCGGCTACGCGTACCTGGCGGACGGCGCGTCCGGCATGGAACAGGCGTCGTACTACCACATGGGTTCGCCGGAGACGACCACGAGCAGCCAGACCTTCGACGGCCCGTACGACGACAACTGGCAGGTGACCGACTCCAAGGAGTGGGCCGAGTTGGTATGGGCGCCCTGCGGCGAGAAGCGGAACTTCAACGTCAACACCGAACTCCGGGTGTACCGCGGCTCCTCCGACCAGCAGGCGACGAGCCTGATGACGATGGACTCCACCGACAGCGCGGTGAGCACGAAATACCACTTGGCGTGGAAGGAGTGCTGA
- a CDS encoding MarR family winged helix-turn-helix transcriptional regulator, protein MSEDPPGPTPGFLVWRLANKWRVAVDRALAPLDLTHAKYALVGSLYGLQHAGERPSQRQLADHTGMEALYVSKLARALEADGVIERTRDPRDPRAMRLALTESGLAVTREAVLVVRELVHRLLEPLGGLDASRTRAFTDELLTLLDVPLAPLLPNDPTTQGTSP, encoded by the coding sequence ATGAGCGAAGATCCACCCGGTCCCACGCCCGGCTTCCTGGTGTGGCGGCTCGCCAACAAGTGGCGCGTCGCCGTCGACCGTGCGCTGGCTCCGCTGGACCTCACCCACGCGAAGTACGCGCTCGTCGGCTCGCTGTACGGCTTGCAGCACGCCGGTGAGCGGCCCAGTCAGCGGCAACTCGCCGACCACACCGGCATGGAGGCGCTGTACGTCTCCAAGCTGGCCCGCGCCCTCGAAGCCGACGGGGTGATCGAGCGCACCCGTGATCCCCGCGATCCCCGTGCCATGCGGCTCGCCCTCACCGAGTCCGGTCTCGCCGTGACGCGGGAGGCCGTCCTGGTGGTCCGGGAGCTGGTCCATCGGTTGCTGGAGCCGCTGGGTGGCCTCGACGCCTCACGGACCCGCGCGTTCACCGACGAGCTGCTGACCCTCCTCGACGTACCTCTCGCCCCGCTCCTGCCGAACGACCCGACGACCCAGGGGACATCACCATGA
- a CDS encoding methylmalonyl-CoA mutase, translating into MVRHSESGLPIEPVYGPGALAGWHPDVRLGEPGAYPYTRGVYPTMYTGRPWTMRQYAGFGTAAESNARYRDLIAHGTTGLSVAFDLPTQMGHDSDAVLAHGEVGKVGVAIDSLDDMRVLFDGIPLDRVSTSMTINAPAALLLLLYQLVAEEQGVDAAQLTGTIQNDVLKEYIARGTYIFPPKPSLRLIADIFRYCRAEIPKWNTISISGYHMAEAGASPAQEVAFTLADGIEYVRTAVAAGMHVDDFAPRLSFFFVSRTTILEEVAKFRAARRIWARVMREEFGARNPKSQMLRFHTQTAGVQLTAQQPEVNLARVTVQALAAVLGGTQSLHTNSFDEAIALPTDKAARLALRTQQVLAYETDMTATVDPFAGSYVVETMTDDLEEAAVDLMRRVEDQGGAVSAIENGFQKGEIERSAYRIAQETEAGERVVVGVNRYQLAEEEPYEPLRVDPAIEARQVERLARLRDARDGGAVAAALAELRTAAEGTGNVLYPMKTALAARATVGEVCEALREVWGTYEPVNAF; encoded by the coding sequence ATGGTGCGCCACTCGGAGTCCGGGCTGCCCATCGAGCCGGTGTACGGGCCGGGGGCCCTGGCCGGCTGGCACCCCGACGTCCGGCTCGGGGAGCCGGGGGCCTACCCGTACACGCGCGGCGTCTATCCCACGATGTACACCGGCCGGCCGTGGACGATGCGCCAGTACGCGGGCTTCGGCACCGCCGCCGAGTCCAACGCCCGCTATCGCGACCTGATCGCCCACGGGACGACGGGCCTCTCCGTCGCCTTCGACCTGCCGACGCAGATGGGGCACGACTCCGACGCGGTCCTCGCGCACGGCGAGGTCGGGAAGGTCGGCGTCGCGATCGACTCGCTGGACGACATGCGGGTGCTCTTCGACGGCATCCCGCTGGACCGGGTGTCCACGTCGATGACGATCAACGCCCCGGCCGCGCTGCTCCTCCTCCTCTACCAGCTCGTCGCCGAGGAACAGGGCGTCGACGCGGCGCAGCTCACCGGCACGATCCAGAACGACGTGCTGAAGGAGTACATCGCGCGCGGCACGTACATCTTCCCGCCGAAGCCGTCGCTGCGGCTGATCGCCGACATCTTCCGGTACTGCCGCGCCGAGATCCCGAAGTGGAACACCATCTCGATCTCCGGCTACCACATGGCGGAGGCGGGCGCCTCGCCCGCGCAGGAGGTCGCGTTCACGCTCGCCGACGGCATCGAGTACGTGCGTACCGCCGTCGCCGCCGGCATGCACGTGGACGACTTCGCGCCCCGGCTGTCGTTCTTCTTCGTCTCCCGCACCACGATCCTGGAGGAGGTCGCCAAGTTCCGCGCCGCGCGCCGCATCTGGGCGCGGGTGATGCGCGAGGAGTTCGGCGCGCGCAACCCCAAGTCGCAGATGCTGCGCTTCCACACCCAGACCGCGGGCGTCCAGCTCACCGCCCAGCAGCCCGAGGTGAACCTCGCCCGCGTGACCGTCCAGGCCCTGGCGGCGGTCCTCGGTGGCACGCAGTCGCTGCACACCAACTCCTTCGACGAGGCCATCGCGCTCCCCACCGACAAGGCGGCCCGGCTCGCGCTGCGCACCCAGCAGGTACTGGCGTACGAGACGGACATGACCGCGACGGTCGACCCCTTCGCCGGGTCGTACGTGGTGGAGACGATGACCGACGACCTGGAGGAGGCGGCGGTGGACCTCATGCGGCGGGTGGAGGACCAGGGCGGCGCGGTCAGCGCGATCGAGAACGGCTTCCAGAAGGGCGAGATCGAGCGGAGCGCGTACCGGATCGCGCAGGAGACGGAGGCGGGCGAACGGGTCGTGGTGGGCGTCAACCGCTACCAGTTGGCGGAGGAGGAGCCGTACGAGCCGCTGCGCGTCGACCCGGCGATCGAGGCCCGGCAGGTGGAGCGGCTGGCCCGGCTGCGAGACGCCCGCGACGGGGGCGCGGTGGCGGCGGCGCTGGCGGAGTTGCGGACGGCGGCGGAGGGCACGGGGAACGTGCTGTATCCGATGAAGACGGCGCTGGCGGCGCGGGCGACGGTGGGAGAGGTGTGCGAGGCGCTGCGGGAGGTGTGGGGGACGTACGAGCCGGTGAACGCGTTTTAG
- a CDS encoding L,D-transpeptidase family protein has product MAVALAAAGAALAAGCSASADAAGGGGRSASPPTSSAAPTPSEKPAEPSVTPSGKKPAKPPEEPEAQASATRTPTAEPTPEGPEVLMTVGDETEQVRELQARLRAEGVFDRSPTAYYGPVTADAVSAFQEDRGLPRTGETDVVTWERLLARTDEPTRDELYPPTSQAMEKPDPRCNEGRVLCVSKRSDTLRWMKDGEVLAAMDVRFGSQYTPTREGVFEVFLKSRHHVSTLYDTPMPYAMFFSGGQAVHYSADFAANGYAGASHGCVNVRDEAKIAKLFGDVRVGDKVVVYS; this is encoded by the coding sequence GTGGCCGTCGCGCTCGCGGCCGCAGGTGCGGCGCTCGCGGCGGGGTGTTCCGCCTCGGCGGACGCGGCCGGTGGCGGGGGCCGTTCCGCGTCGCCGCCGACGTCGAGCGCCGCGCCCACGCCGTCCGAGAAGCCCGCGGAGCCCTCGGTCACGCCGTCCGGGAAGAAGCCGGCGAAGCCGCCCGAGGAGCCCGAGGCACAGGCGTCCGCGACCAGGACGCCCACCGCCGAGCCGACGCCCGAGGGCCCCGAGGTGCTGATGACAGTGGGCGACGAGACCGAGCAAGTACGCGAGCTGCAGGCGCGGCTGCGCGCGGAGGGCGTCTTCGACCGGAGCCCCACCGCGTACTACGGGCCGGTCACCGCCGACGCCGTCTCGGCGTTCCAGGAGGACCGCGGCCTGCCGCGCACCGGCGAGACCGACGTCGTCACCTGGGAGCGGCTGCTGGCCCGTACGGACGAGCCCACGCGCGACGAGCTCTATCCGCCGACCTCGCAGGCCATGGAGAAGCCCGACCCCCGCTGCAACGAGGGGCGGGTGCTGTGCGTGAGCAAGCGCAGCGACACCCTGAGGTGGATGAAGGACGGCGAGGTGCTGGCGGCGATGGACGTGCGCTTCGGGTCGCAGTACACGCCGACCCGCGAGGGCGTGTTCGAGGTCTTTCTCAAGAGCCGGCACCACGTCTCGACGCTCTACGACACCCCCATGCCGTACGCGATGTTCTTCAGCGGCGGCCAGGCCGTCCACTACTCCGCGGACTTCGCCGCCAACGGCTACGCCGGCGCCTCGCACGGCTGTGTGAACGTGCGCGACGAGGCGAAGATCGCGAAGCTCTTCGGGGACGTCCGGGTCGGCGACAAGGTGGTCGTCTACAGCTGA
- a CDS encoding RNA polymerase sigma factor — protein sequence MGDYDRPAAARAAPGHKGADEDLQPLVHRAQNGDETAFTALYRRLQPVLLAYLRGVVGDDAEDVAADAWLVIARDLGKFRGDGPSFRGWTVTVARRRALDLLRRERRRPQGVLLDEGVHDLPAERAAEEHALESLGTRQVLRLISTLPRDQAEAVLLRTVAGMRATDAGEVLGKRPGAVRTAAHRGLRQLAELVTPAARRERSLERAAFAADESGPPAAEREEGTEEQLKLGLGA from the coding sequence GTGGGGGATTACGACAGACCGGCTGCCGCACGGGCGGCGCCGGGACACAAGGGTGCGGACGAGGATCTCCAGCCACTGGTCCACCGGGCGCAGAACGGCGACGAGACGGCGTTCACCGCGCTCTACCGGCGGCTCCAGCCGGTGCTGCTCGCGTATCTGCGCGGCGTGGTGGGCGACGACGCGGAGGACGTGGCCGCGGACGCCTGGCTGGTGATCGCGCGCGACCTCGGCAAGTTCCGCGGCGACGGCCCGTCGTTCCGCGGCTGGACGGTCACCGTTGCCCGGCGCCGGGCGCTCGACCTGCTGCGCCGCGAACGCCGCCGCCCGCAGGGCGTGCTGCTCGACGAGGGCGTCCACGACCTGCCCGCGGAGCGCGCGGCCGAGGAGCACGCGCTGGAGTCGCTGGGCACCCGGCAGGTCCTCAGGCTCATCTCCACGCTCCCCCGCGACCAGGCGGAGGCGGTGCTGCTGCGCACGGTGGCGGGGATGCGCGCCACCGACGCCGGTGAGGTGCTGGGCAAGCGGCCGGGCGCGGTGCGCACCGCGGCCCACCGCGGGCTGCGGCAGCTCGCCGAGCTGGTGACGCCCGCGGCCCGGCGCGAACGGAGCCTGGAGCGCGCGGCCTTCGCGGCGGACGAGAGCGGCCCGCCGGCGGCGGAGCGGGAAGAGGGCACGGAAGAGCAGTTGAAGCTGGGCCTGGGCGCCTGA
- a CDS encoding RNA polymerase sigma factor, with the protein MQGEYAEDAALSGAVHAAQRGDEAAFRIVFRTVHPRLLGYVRSLVGDGDAEDVTSEAWLQIARDLGSFSGDADRFRGWAARIARNRALDHVRMRSRRPVSGGDETQLADRPADSDTAEEAIEALGTGRTMAFIARLPRDYAEVVVLRVIMGLDAKRTAEVLGKSPGAVRTAAHRGLKQLTALIERPQEEGDVPPGEGQQPGGVTQSAARTLKEM; encoded by the coding sequence GTGCAGGGGGAATACGCGGAAGACGCCGCGCTGTCCGGCGCGGTGCACGCTGCTCAGCGTGGTGACGAGGCAGCGTTCCGCATCGTGTTCCGGACGGTGCACCCTCGCCTGCTCGGATACGTGCGCAGCCTCGTCGGCGACGGCGACGCGGAGGACGTGACCTCGGAGGCGTGGCTGCAGATCGCCCGCGACCTCGGCTCGTTCAGCGGGGACGCCGACCGCTTCCGCGGCTGGGCCGCGCGCATAGCGCGCAACCGCGCACTCGACCACGTGCGGATGCGCTCCCGCAGGCCCGTCTCCGGCGGCGACGAGACGCAGCTCGCCGACCGGCCCGCGGACTCGGACACCGCGGAGGAGGCGATCGAGGCGCTGGGTACGGGCCGCACGATGGCCTTCATCGCACGACTGCCCCGCGACTACGCCGAAGTCGTGGTGCTGCGCGTGATCATGGGACTGGACGCCAAGCGCACCGCCGAAGTCCTGGGCAAGAGCCCGGGCGCGGTGCGTACGGCGGCGCATCGCGGCCTCAAGCAGTTGACCGCGCTTATAGAGCGGCCGCAGGAAGAGGGGGACGTTCCGCCCGGGGAAGGGCAGCAGCCTGGCGGTGTGACGCAATCAGCCGCGCGGACGCTTAAGGAAATGTGA
- a CDS encoding N-acetylmuramoyl-L-alanine amidase translates to MSPRRSHAYRPLSLRRRAWLTLGAVVLGGAGVITVAVADPGSGSGDPAAAGLEPRKPAVHGVDLTGDGARQEVDRTGTEQFSMVGISWSNERRDLGGAAEVRTRSAETGTWSDWRTLDTDGGPATDDLSPAMRGSTEPLWVGPSDGVEARVVRADGTSTPLPAGMEVALVDPGVTQEEAEEARAAGVGTDAGTETAPVAQAAAVTAPESGAASSSSSSYGTDMAPAAAVTQADPGPAPDSPVTPPPVIRRAGWGADESLVEDPPTYNPDGIKAALVHHTAQAVNYSCAESAAIVRSIFLMHVNGNGWNDVGYNFLVDKCGRIFEGRAGGIDQPVLGAHTSNFNSHSTGISILGDYHTFSYPSRASLEAVSRIAAWKLGQYGVSPTGSTSLTPMKLDADDNFIPAGPPKTMKNISGHKDARFRPDGADADVNVTACPGDRLYAKLGQIRAMAAAPGASHALPTRDFNGDGRGDLVAGTPRANGGGKTGSGAVFVVPGGENGPVASAKRSITQNSTGVPGTAVAGDAWGTDTEWGDVNNDGIADLLVGAPNKDDATGHADAGVITVLYGPGLNSGKNLVLGDGFSPAGAKFGSAVAAGDFDGDGRDEVLGVGAEAWATHDLNGNGREGSFPYETVAYQDAAVGDFNRDGYDDAAITYRDPSGKARLDILRGTSVGLDVTANLGVPGGRSVATGDVTGDGYADLVVGQPFAGESAANTGGQITLLKGSASGLTTTGKQIIHQGTGSVPGASEAGDAMGFSVSVGDVDANGYADLLTGVYREDMTRDGANRADAGTSLLLRGGSTGLSTASGSPKAYHQDTAGISGVTEKGDRLGSSVLLADLSGYGRADLVIGVIGEDAYDGTLLQLDSGSQGVSASGAVYYGKSALGTPTGGRLGVELAP, encoded by the coding sequence GTGAGTCCGCGTAGATCCCATGCGTACCGGCCGTTGAGCCTGCGCAGACGTGCCTGGCTGACGCTGGGCGCGGTCGTGCTCGGCGGTGCCGGCGTGATCACCGTCGCCGTGGCGGACCCCGGCTCCGGCTCCGGCGACCCGGCGGCGGCCGGGCTGGAGCCGCGCAAGCCGGCGGTGCACGGCGTCGACCTGACCGGGGACGGCGCCCGGCAGGAGGTGGACCGTACCGGGACCGAGCAGTTCTCGATGGTCGGCATCTCCTGGAGCAACGAACGCCGCGACCTCGGCGGCGCCGCCGAGGTGCGCACCCGTTCGGCCGAGACCGGCACCTGGAGCGACTGGCGCACCCTCGACACGGACGGCGGCCCGGCCACCGACGACCTGAGCCCCGCCATGCGCGGCAGCACCGAGCCGCTCTGGGTCGGCCCGTCGGACGGCGTCGAGGCGCGGGTCGTACGCGCGGACGGTACGAGCACGCCGCTGCCCGCCGGCATGGAGGTAGCCCTCGTCGACCCCGGAGTCACGCAGGAGGAGGCCGAGGAGGCGCGGGCCGCCGGCGTCGGCACGGACGCGGGCACGGAGACGGCACCGGTCGCGCAGGCGGCCGCGGTGACCGCGCCGGAGTCCGGCGCGGCTTCGTCCTCTTCGTCCTCGTACGGCACCGACATGGCCCCCGCCGCCGCCGTGACCCAGGCGGACCCGGGCCCGGCGCCCGACTCGCCCGTGACCCCGCCGCCGGTCATCCGCCGGGCCGGCTGGGGCGCCGACGAGTCGCTGGTCGAGGACCCGCCGACGTACAACCCCGACGGCATCAAGGCCGCGCTGGTGCACCACACCGCGCAGGCCGTGAACTACTCGTGCGCCGAGTCCGCCGCCATCGTCCGCTCCATCTTCCTCATGCACGTGAACGGGAACGGCTGGAACGACGTCGGCTACAACTTCCTCGTCGACAAGTGCGGCCGCATCTTCGAGGGCCGCGCCGGCGGCATCGACCAGCCGGTGCTGGGCGCGCACACCAGCAACTTCAACAGCCACTCCACCGGCATCTCCATCCTCGGCGACTACCACACGTTCAGCTACCCCTCCCGGGCGTCGCTGGAGGCCGTCTCGCGCATCGCCGCGTGGAAGCTCGGCCAGTACGGCGTGAGCCCCACCGGCAGCACGTCGCTGACGCCGATGAAGCTCGACGCGGACGACAACTTCATCCCCGCCGGTCCCCCGAAGACCATGAAGAACATCTCCGGTCACAAGGACGCCCGGTTCCGCCCGGACGGCGCGGACGCGGACGTCAACGTCACCGCCTGCCCCGGCGACCGGCTCTACGCCAAGCTGGGCCAGATCCGCGCCATGGCCGCCGCCCCCGGTGCCTCCCACGCCCTGCCCACCCGGGACTTCAACGGCGACGGCCGCGGTGACCTCGTCGCCGGTACGCCGCGGGCCAACGGCGGCGGCAAGACCGGCTCCGGCGCGGTGTTCGTCGTCCCCGGCGGCGAGAACGGCCCGGTGGCGAGCGCCAAGCGCAGCATCACCCAGAACAGCACCGGCGTGCCGGGCACGGCCGTGGCGGGCGACGCGTGGGGCACCGACACCGAGTGGGGCGACGTCAACAACGACGGCATCGCCGACCTCCTCGTCGGCGCCCCGAACAAGGACGACGCCACCGGACACGCCGACGCCGGCGTGATCACCGTCCTGTACGGTCCGGGGCTGAACTCCGGCAAGAACCTCGTCCTCGGCGACGGCTTCTCGCCGGCCGGCGCCAAGTTCGGCTCCGCGGTCGCCGCCGGCGACTTCGACGGCGACGGCCGCGACGAGGTGCTCGGCGTCGGCGCCGAGGCGTGGGCCACGCACGACCTGAACGGCAACGGCCGCGAGGGCTCCTTCCCGTACGAGACGGTCGCGTACCAGGACGCCGCCGTGGGCGACTTCAACCGCGACGGCTACGACGACGCGGCGATCACCTACCGCGACCCGAGCGGCAAGGCGCGCCTCGACATCCTGCGCGGCACCTCGGTCGGGCTGGACGTCACCGCGAACCTCGGGGTGCCGGGCGGCCGCTCGGTGGCCACCGGGGACGTCACCGGCGACGGCTACGCCGACCTCGTCGTCGGCCAGCCCTTCGCGGGCGAGTCGGCGGCCAACACCGGCGGCCAGATCACGCTGCTGAAGGGCTCCGCGAGCGGGCTGACGACGACCGGCAAGCAGATCATCCACCAGGGCACGGGCTCCGTGCCCGGCGCGTCCGAGGCCGGCGACGCGATGGGCTTCTCGGTCTCCGTCGGCGACGTGGACGCCAACGGCTATGCCGACCTGCTCACCGGGGTCTACCGCGAGGACATGACCCGCGACGGCGCCAACCGCGCCGACGCCGGCACGTCCCTGCTGCTGCGCGGCGGCTCCACGGGCCTGTCGACGGCGTCCGGTTCGCCGAAGGCGTACCACCAGGACACCGCGGGGATCAGCGGGGTCACGGAGAAGGGCGACCGGCTCGGCTCCTCGGTGCTCCTGGCCGACCTGTCCGGATACGGGCGGGCGGACCTCGTCATCGGCGTGATCGGCGAGGACGCCTACGACGGCACCCTGCTGCAGCTCGACAGCGGCAGCCAGGGCGTGTCGGCGTCGGGGGCGGTGTACTACGGCAAGTCCGCGCTCGGCACGCCGACGGGCGGCCGGCTGGGCGTGGAGCTGGCGCCGTGA
- a CDS encoding glycoside hydrolase family 20 protein, protein MRFPPRPSRPPRRSPAGRHAHRPGGPLRALRGPRRALYWAVATVLATAAVLLALRPVLDGGDGDGTPRSGVGAAAHRTGQGQAPATPTPGGEDFPAPPRGDRGTPLPDPRTVPAVRSYERADGTGWRPADRAVVIAEDDALTDESMRLAAELGMLYAKAPGGDGPPDSGQRGGDIRLRLDPGRAGGPEAYRIDVADGRATVTAATDTGVFYGTRTLLQAARAGGGVPPGRIDDRPDRRQRGFMVDIARKHFSAAWLSDRLREMADLKLNQLHLHLSDDQAFRIESDSHPEVVSDPHLTKAQVRDILDLAADLHITVIPEIDSPGHLGAVLDAHPDLQLKTPEGSPVEGAIDISEPRAARIVDDLLTEYARLFPGPYVHIGGDEYVALMASDPEARYPDLAAAARERFGAGAAVADLNAAWLNERADTVRERGKKVKAWNDGFIPGAKVSPDRDREVEYWTGKEAFARDPQAFLEDGWRLVNLNDEYLYYVLGEPNDFTYPTGKRIYEEWTPAVLRGTRPVPERLAGPGKVLGARFAVWGDRAGAQTPEQVAEGVRLPLAALAQKVWDPREPRLGWGEFADLAGTVRGRG, encoded by the coding sequence ATGCGATTCCCCCCGCGTCCGTCCCGCCCACCGCGCCGGTCCCCCGCCGGCCGGCACGCCCACCGCCCCGGCGGCCCGCTCCGCGCCCTCCGGGGCCCCCGGCGCGCGCTGTACTGGGCCGTGGCCACCGTCCTGGCCACCGCCGCCGTCCTCCTCGCCCTCCGCCCCGTACTCGACGGCGGTGACGGCGACGGCACCCCCCGCTCCGGCGTCGGCGCCGCCGCCCACCGCACCGGGCAGGGCCAGGCGCCCGCCACGCCCACGCCCGGCGGCGAGGACTTCCCCGCCCCGCCCCGCGGCGACCGCGGCACACCCCTGCCCGACCCCCGCACCGTCCCCGCCGTCCGCTCCTACGAGCGCGCCGACGGCACCGGCTGGCGGCCCGCCGACCGCGCCGTCGTCATCGCCGAGGACGACGCGCTCACCGACGAGTCCATGCGCCTCGCCGCGGAACTCGGCATGCTCTACGCGAAGGCCCCCGGCGGCGACGGGCCGCCGGATTCCGGGCAGCGCGGCGGCGACATCCGCCTCCGGCTCGACCCCGGCCGCGCCGGCGGCCCCGAGGCGTACCGCATCGACGTCGCCGACGGCCGCGCGACCGTCACCGCCGCCACCGACACCGGCGTCTTCTACGGCACCCGCACCCTCCTCCAGGCCGCCCGCGCCGGCGGCGGCGTGCCGCCGGGCCGCATCGACGACCGGCCCGACCGCCGGCAGCGCGGGTTCATGGTCGACATCGCCCGCAAGCACTTCAGCGCCGCGTGGCTCTCCGACCGCCTCCGGGAGATGGCCGACCTCAAGCTCAACCAGCTCCACCTCCACCTCTCCGACGACCAGGCGTTCCGGATCGAGAGCGACAGCCACCCCGAGGTGGTCTCCGACCCGCACCTCACCAAGGCCCAGGTCAGGGACATCCTCGACCTCGCCGCCGACCTGCACATCACCGTCATCCCCGAGATCGACTCCCCCGGCCACCTCGGCGCGGTCCTCGACGCCCACCCGGACCTGCAACTGAAGACCCCGGAGGGCAGCCCGGTGGAGGGCGCGATCGACATCTCCGAGCCGCGCGCCGCCCGGATCGTGGACGACCTGCTGACGGAGTACGCGCGGCTCTTCCCCGGCCCGTACGTGCACATCGGCGGCGACGAGTACGTCGCGCTGATGGCGAGCGACCCCGAGGCCCGCTACCCGGATCTGGCCGCCGCGGCCCGCGAGCGCTTCGGCGCCGGGGCGGCCGTCGCCGACCTCAACGCCGCCTGGCTCAACGAGCGGGCGGACACGGTCAGGGAGCGCGGCAAGAAGGTCAAGGCGTGGAACGACGGCTTCATCCCGGGCGCGAAGGTCAGCCCCGACCGGGACCGGGAGGTCGAGTACTGGACGGGCAAGGAGGCGTTCGCGCGCGACCCGCAGGCGTTCCTGGAGGACGGGTGGCGGCTGGTCAACCTCAACGACGAGTACCTGTACTACGTCCTCGGCGAGCCCAACGACTTCACGTACCCGACGGGCAAGCGGATCTACGAGGAGTGGACCCCCGCGGTGCTGCGCGGCACCCGGCCGGTGCCGGAGCGGCTGGCGGGCCCGGGGAAGGTGCTGGGCGCCCGCTTCGCGGTCTGGGGGGACCGCGCCGGGGCGCAGACACCGGAGCAGGTGGCGGAGGGCGTCAGGCTGCCGCTGGCGGCGCTGGCGCAGAAGGTGTGGGATCCGCGTGAGCCCCGGCTGGGGTGGGGGGAGTTCGCGGACCTGGCGGGGACGGTGCGGGGCAGGGGCTGA
- a CDS encoding 2-oxo-4-hydroxy-4-carboxy-5-ureidoimidazoline decarboxylase: protein MPTPTPRATRAAAPAADPARLAAFNAAPAADAERTLLGCLHDRDWARRLTAHRPYPDLGALLAAADEASYDLAPGAVAGALADEATAPPAAAGPAERTALRAAHAAYESRFGHSFVLCLDGCPEDERLDHTLAAIRTRLGNEPDEERLVAADELRRRARARLARLVAPGAGPAAV from the coding sequence CTGCCCACACCCACCCCCCGAGCGACGCGCGCCGCAGCCCCCGCGGCCGACCCCGCGCGGCTGGCGGCCTTCAACGCGGCACCCGCCGCCGACGCCGAGCGCACCCTCCTCGGCTGCCTCCACGACCGGGACTGGGCCCGCCGCCTCACCGCCCACCGCCCGTACCCCGACCTCGGCGCCCTGCTCGCCGCCGCCGACGAGGCCAGCTACGACCTCGCTCCCGGCGCCGTCGCGGGCGCGCTGGCCGACGAGGCGACCGCACCGCCCGCGGCGGCGGGCCCCGCCGAGCGCACGGCGCTGCGGGCCGCGCACGCCGCGTACGAGAGCCGCTTCGGCCACTCCTTCGTCCTCTGCCTCGACGGCTGCCCCGAGGACGAACGTCTGGACCACACCCTGGCCGCCATCCGCACCCGCCTCGGCAACGAGCCCGACGAGGAACGCCTCGTGGCCGCCGACGAACTCCGCCGCCGGGCCCGCGCCCGCCTCGCCCGGCTCGTCGCCCCGGGGGCCGGCCCGGCTGCCGTCTGA
- the sdhC gene encoding succinate dehydrogenase, cytochrome b556 subunit, with amino-acid sequence MPAGTLYRGREGMWSWVAHRVTGVLIFFFLFVHVLDTSLVRVSPEAYDDVVATYKTPIVSLLEYGLVAAVLFHALNGLRVIAVDFWSKGPRLQKPMLWIVVGIWAVLMAGAIYPVLGHTARELFGS; translated from the coding sequence GTGCCGGCTGGAACGCTCTACCGCGGCCGGGAAGGCATGTGGTCCTGGGTGGCGCACCGCGTCACCGGCGTCCTCATCTTCTTCTTCCTGTTCGTCCACGTCCTCGACACCTCGCTGGTGCGGGTGTCGCCCGAGGCGTACGACGACGTGGTGGCCACGTACAAGACGCCGATCGTGTCGCTGCTGGAGTACGGGCTGGTCGCCGCCGTCCTCTTCCACGCGCTCAACGGGCTGCGCGTCATCGCCGTCGACTTCTGGTCGAAGGGGCCCCGGCTGCAGAAGCCGATGCTGTGGATCGTGGTCGGGATCTGGGCGGTGCTGATGGCCGGGGCGATCTACCCGGTGCTGGGCCACACCGCGCGCGAGCTGTTCGGGAGCTGA